AATATTGTGTTACGTCCTGCGTGTACTGGTTTCTTCCTTTAGGTGCCGTACGCCAGGCTAGGCGGCATGCTCAAGCGCACTCGGCTGTTCGGGCAGAAGACCCGAGTCACTTTCACCCTGCCCGTCGACGACCCCACGGGGACGGTCAGCGTGGTCGGCGACTTCAACGACTGGCTGCCCGGCCGCCACGAACTGCTGCGGCGCAGGAACGGCACCCGCACCGTGTCGGTGATCCTTCCGCCCGGCGCGCACCGGTTCCGCTACCTCGCGACGGGCGGGGTCTGGTTCGACGACGACGGCGCCGATCACGTGGACGAGCAGGGCAGCGTGCTGCACCTCTGACCCGGAAAGGGCCGTTTCTCCCGCCAGAAGTAGGGCATACGGGAACGATCGCGACACCCCGGCCCTTTTCTGGAGGGGAACCATGAAGGCAGTTACCTGGCACGGCAAGCGCGACGTACGGGTGGACGAGGTCCCGGACCCGGCCATCAAGGAACCCACCGACGCGATCATCCGAGTCACCACGACCGCGATCTGTGGATCCGACCTGCACCTGTACGAGGTGCTCGGCCCGTTCATCGGCGAGGGCGACATCCTGGGCCACGAGCCGATGGGCATCGTCGAGGAGGTCGGCGCGGAGGTCACCCACATCAAGCCCGGCGACCGTGTGGTGATCCCGTTCAACATCTCGTGCGGCCACTGCTACATGTGCGACCGCGAGTTGTACGCCCAGTGTGAGACCACCCAGGTCCGCGAGTACGACACGGGCGCCGCCCTGTTCGGCTACACCAAGCTGTACGGCGAGGTGCCCGGCGGCCAGGCGGAGTACCTGCGCGTCCCGCAGGCGCAGTTCGGGCCGATCAAGGTGCCGGACGGGCCGCCGGACGAGAGGTTCGTCTACCTCTCCGACGTGCTGCCCACCTCCTGGCAGGCCGTCGAGTGGGCCGAGGTGCCCGACGGCGGCAGCGTCACCGTCTTCGGCCTCGGCCCGATCGGGCAGATGTCGGCCCGCATCGCGCGCCACCGCGGCTACCGGGTCATCGGCGTGGACATCGTCCCCGAGCGCCTGGAGATGGCCCGCAGGCACGGCATCGAGGTGATCGACGGCAACGAGACCGACGACGTGCCCGAGGCGGTCCGCTCGATGACCGGAGGCCGGGGCACCGACTCGGTCATCGACGCCGTGGGCATGGAGGCGCACGGCTACACCGTCGGCAAGTTCGCCCAGACGGTCACCGGGATGCTGCCCGACAAGGCCGCCGCCGCCATGATGACCCGCGCCGGCCTCGACCGGCTCGCCGCCCTGCAGGACGCCATCGAGACCGTGCGCCGCGGCGGCACGATCTCGATCAGCGGCGTCTACGGCGGGATGACCGACCCCATGCCCATGCTGCAGATGTTCGACAAGGGCATCGCGCTCCGGATGGGCCAGGCCCACGTCAAGCGGTGGATCGGCGACCTCATGCCGCTCCTGACCGGCGACGGCGACCCCCTGGGGGTCGGGGACCTGGCGACCCACCGCCTGCCGCTCGAGCAGGCGCCGCACGGCTACGAGATCTTCCAGAAGAAGGAGGACGGCGCGATCAAGGTCCTGCTCAAGCCCTGACGGCCACTCTCCTCGCCGCGGCCCGCCTGACCCGGCCGCGTACGGCGGTCCCGAGGAAGACCGTCCCGAACACCAGGCCCACGAACAGGGCGATGGAGGCACCGGTCGCGACGTTCCACCGCGTGGAGACCCACACGCCCGCGAGCGCGCAGGCGACCCCGATCGCCGCGGCGAGCGGGAACAGCGGCGCGAGCCTGTCGGTGAGCAGGCGGGCGGTCGCGGCCGGGCCCACGATCAGCGCCACGGCGAGGATCGTCCCCAGCGCGGGCACGGTGGCGACGACGGTCACCTCGACGACCGCGAGCAGGGCGAAGTCCAGCAGCAGGGTGGGCAGCCCGAGCGCCGCCGCC
The DNA window shown above is from Microbispora sp. ZYX-F-249 and carries:
- a CDS encoding zinc-dependent alcohol dehydrogenase, coding for MKAVTWHGKRDVRVDEVPDPAIKEPTDAIIRVTTTAICGSDLHLYEVLGPFIGEGDILGHEPMGIVEEVGAEVTHIKPGDRVVIPFNISCGHCYMCDRELYAQCETTQVREYDTGAALFGYTKLYGEVPGGQAEYLRVPQAQFGPIKVPDGPPDERFVYLSDVLPTSWQAVEWAEVPDGGSVTVFGLGPIGQMSARIARHRGYRVIGVDIVPERLEMARRHGIEVIDGNETDDVPEAVRSMTGGRGTDSVIDAVGMEAHGYTVGKFAQTVTGMLPDKAAAAMMTRAGLDRLAALQDAIETVRRGGTISISGVYGGMTDPMPMLQMFDKGIALRMGQAHVKRWIGDLMPLLTGDGDPLGVGDLATHRLPLEQAPHGYEIFQKKEDGAIKVLLKP
- a CDS encoding isoamylase early set domain-containing protein encodes the protein MLKRTRLFGQKTRVTFTLPVDDPTGTVSVVGDFNDWLPGRHELLRRRNGTRTVSVILPPGAHRFRYLATGGVWFDDDGADHVDEQGSVLHL